One Panicum virgatum strain AP13 chromosome 3N, P.virgatum_v5, whole genome shotgun sequence DNA segment encodes these proteins:
- the LOC120665056 gene encoding probable calcium-transporting ATPase 6, plasma membrane-type isoform X2 has translation MVLHHMGGKVQVVINVHKAALQFIDGVRRYPLSNDLIKEGFCISPDELSAVTGMREDPTVFKTHGGINGISRKIKASLEDGISETEIETRQKLYGTNKHAEKPPRSFWMFVWDALHDLTLIILMVCAVVSLVVGLATKGWPKGIYDGLGIIFSILLVVLVTASSDYKQSRKCMELDREKQKIYVRVTRDRKTKKVLVHDLVVGDILHLSIGDVVPADGLFVSGYSLTIDESSLSGESEPVHVSEEKPFLHAGSKVLDGTAKMLVTAVGMRTEWGKIMDALNDDGVDETPLQVKLNGVATIIGQIGLVFAILTFLVLLVRFLVDKVMHVGLLNWSANDALTIVNYFAIAVTIVVVAVPEGLPLAVTLSLAFAMKKLMSDKALVRHLAACETMGSASCICTDKTGTLTTNHMIVDKVWISDVSVNGATNINKLKAATSESVMEILIQGMFVNTGSEVVKGDDGKRNILGTPTEAALLEFGLILQGDLYDEYNKLARVRVEPFNSVKKKMSVLIQLPNGGLRSFCKGTSEIILEQCDTVLNSEGNITPLSEIQKQNVLNIINSFASEALRTLCIAFKDLNEISDNQTIPEDGYTLIALFGIKDPVRPGVRDAVMTCMAAGIKVRMVTGDNINTAKAIAKECGILTEDGVAIEGRELHDKSTDELKELLPKIEVMARSLPMDKYKLVTSLESMYQEVVAVTGDGTNDAPALRESDIGLAMGIAGTEVAKENADVIIMDDNFSTIVNVARWGRAVYLNIQKFVQFQLTVNIVALVVNFVSACIVGTAPLTAVQLLWVNMIMDTLGALALATEPPNDEMMKRPPVRRGHSFITRVMWRNILGQGLYQLLVLGTLMFAGKRILKIEDPYADRTINTLIFNSFVFCQVFNEINSREMEKINVFRGIFKNWIFISISTATVLFQVIIVEFLGTFANTVPLSWELWLVSVILGSVSMIVAVILKCIPVESRKTDDRPHGYELIPEEPETV, from the exons ATGGTATTGCATCACATGGGG GGAAAAGTTCAGGTTGTAATTAATGTGCACAAGGCAGCGCTTCAATTTATCGATG GTGTAAGACGATACCCCCTATCCAATGATCTTATCAAAGAGGGCTTTTGTATCAGTCCAGATGAACTGTCAGCAGTTACCGGCATGCGTGAGGATCCTACAGTCTTCAAGACGCATGGTGGGATTAATGGAATATCTAGGAAAATCAAAGCCTCATTAGAAGATGGTATCAGCGAAACTGAAATAGAAACCAGGCAGAAATTGTATGGCACTAACAAGCATGCTGAGAAGCCTCCTAGAAGCTTCTGGATGTTTGTCTGGGATGCATTGCATGACTTGACGCTGATTATTCTGATGGTTTGTGCTGTCGTTTCTCTAGTGGTTGGCCTTGCTACCAAGGGGTGGCCGAAGGGTATCTATGACGGCCTTGGCATAATATTCAGCATTTTGTTGGTGGTATTGGTTACAGCATCCAGTGACTACAAGCAGTCACGGAAGTGCATGGAGCTGGACCGTGAGAAACAGAAGATATATGTCCGTGTCACCAGAGATAGGAAAACCAAGAAGGTGTTGGTTCATGATTTGGTTGTCGGTgacatcttgcatctttcaataGGTGATGTTGTCCCTGCAGATGGCTTGTTTGTCTCTGGATACAGCTTAACGATAGATGAATCTAGCTTGTCAGGTGAGAGTGAACCAGTTCATGTTTCTGAAGAAAAGCCGTTTCTTCATGCTGGTAGTAAAGTGCTAGATGGAACAGCCAAGATGCTTGTTACTGCTGTTGGTATGCGTACTGAATGGGGCAAAATCATGGATGCTCTTAATGATGATGGAGTGGATGAAACTCCTTTGCAAGTTAAGCTTAATGGTGTGGCCACAATCATAGGACAGATCGGGTTGGTGTTCGCCATTCTCACATTTCTAGTACTTCTAGTTAGATTCCTGGTTGACAAGGTAATGCATGTTGGATTATTGAATTGGTCGGCAAATGATGCACTGACAATAGTTAACTACTTTGCTATTGCAGTGACAATCGTTGTTGTCGCAGTTCCTGAGGGTCTACCACTGGCTGTGACTCTTAGTCTAGCGTTTGCCATGAAAAAGCTGATGAGTGACAAAGCACTAGTGAGGCATCTTGCAGCATGTGAAACCATGGGTTCAGCAAGTTGTATTTGCACCGATAAGACAGGAACTCTGACGACCAACCACATGATTGTTGATAAAGTTTGGATCAGCGATGTATCTGTCAATGGTGCTACAAATATCAATAAGCTAAAGGCTGCAACTTCAGAAAGTGTTATGGAGATACTTATACAAGGAATGTTTGTGAACACTGGTTCTGAGGTTGTGAAGGGAGATGATGGTAAAAGAAATATCTTGGGCACACCAACTGAAGCAGCATTGTTGGAGTTTGGTTTGATCTTGCAAGGAGATCTATATGATGAGTACAACAAGTTGGCAAGAGTAAGAGTAGAACCTTTCAATTCAGTCAAGAAAAAGATGTCTGTTCTAATACAGTTACCTAACGGTGGCCTCCGGTCCTTCTGTAAAGGCACATCGGAAATTATTTTAGAGCAGTGTGATACTGTCCTCAACAGTGAAGGAAATATAACACCGCTATCAGAAATACAGAAGCAAAATGTTTTAAATATAATCAATTCATTTGCTTCTGAGGCATTGAGAACACTTTGCATCGCGTTTAAGGATCTAAATGAAATTTCTGACAATCAAACTATACCAGAGGACGGCTACACTCTAATAGCACTTTTTGGTATAAAGGATCCAGTCCGTCCTGGTGTCAGGGATGCAGTAATGACCTGCATGGCTGCTGGTATTAAAGTAAGAATGGTGACTGGAGACAACATCAACACTGCTAAAGCTATTGCCAAGGAATGTGGAATACTAACTGAGGATGGAGTAGCAATAGAAGGACGAGAGCTTCACGATAAGAGCACAGATGAGCTGAAGGAGCTCCTGCCTAAAATTGAG GTAATGGCCCGGTCCTTGCCAATGGACAAATATAAATTGGTAACAAGCTTAGAAAGTATGTATCAAGAGGTGGTAGCTGTTACTGGTGATGGAACAAATGATGCCCCTGCATTGCGTGAGTCAGACATTGGTCTGGCCATGGGCATTGCCGGCACTGAG GTTGCAAAAGAGAACGCTGATGTTATAATTATGGATGACAATTTCAGTACCATTGTAAATGTTGCTAGATGGGGTCGTGCAGTTTACTTGAACATTCAGAAGTTTGTGCAGTTCCAGCTTACAGTTAATATAGTGGCTCTGGTAGTGAATTTCGTCTCAGCGTGTATCGTAG GTACTGCACCACTTACTGCCGTCCAATTGCTATGGGTGAACATGATCATGGATACGTTAGGCGCCTTGGCCTTAGCCACAGAGCCACCTAATGATGAAATGATGAAGAGACCTCCTGTGAGACGGGGACATAGTTTCATCACTAGGGTCATGTGGAGAAATATTCTTGGGCAAGGTTTATATCAGCTCCTTGTGCTTGGTACTCTCATGTTTGCTGGAAAGAGGATTCTTAAAATTGAAGACCCGTATGCTGATAGAACCATCAATACCCTCATATTCAACTCTTTCGTGTTTTGCCAG GTTTTCAACGAAATAAATAGCAGGGAAATGGAAAAGATCAACGTGTTCAGAGGGATATTCAAAAACTGGATCTTTATCAGTATATCAACAGCTACCGTCTTATTCCAAGTGATCATAGTGGAGTTTCTTGGCACTTTTGCAAACACCGTGCCGCTGAGTTGGGAGCTCTGGCTGGTCAGTGTAATTCTCGGCTCAGTTAGCATGATCGTCGCTGTGATCCTCAAGTGCATTCCTGTGGAATCTAGGAAAACAGATGATAGGCCCCATGGCTATGAGTTGATTCCTGAAGAACCAGAAACTGTATAG
- the LOC120665056 gene encoding probable calcium-transporting ATPase 6, plasma membrane-type isoform X1, which produces MESGRSWSIDSYLNEHFDIPAKNPPGEARLRWRRAVGLVVRNRRRRFRTFSGLHAVDDSRRRKILGKVQVVINVHKAALQFIDGVRRYPLSNDLIKEGFCISPDELSAVTGMREDPTVFKTHGGINGISRKIKASLEDGISETEIETRQKLYGTNKHAEKPPRSFWMFVWDALHDLTLIILMVCAVVSLVVGLATKGWPKGIYDGLGIIFSILLVVLVTASSDYKQSRKCMELDREKQKIYVRVTRDRKTKKVLVHDLVVGDILHLSIGDVVPADGLFVSGYSLTIDESSLSGESEPVHVSEEKPFLHAGSKVLDGTAKMLVTAVGMRTEWGKIMDALNDDGVDETPLQVKLNGVATIIGQIGLVFAILTFLVLLVRFLVDKVMHVGLLNWSANDALTIVNYFAIAVTIVVVAVPEGLPLAVTLSLAFAMKKLMSDKALVRHLAACETMGSASCICTDKTGTLTTNHMIVDKVWISDVSVNGATNINKLKAATSESVMEILIQGMFVNTGSEVVKGDDGKRNILGTPTEAALLEFGLILQGDLYDEYNKLARVRVEPFNSVKKKMSVLIQLPNGGLRSFCKGTSEIILEQCDTVLNSEGNITPLSEIQKQNVLNIINSFASEALRTLCIAFKDLNEISDNQTIPEDGYTLIALFGIKDPVRPGVRDAVMTCMAAGIKVRMVTGDNINTAKAIAKECGILTEDGVAIEGRELHDKSTDELKELLPKIEVMARSLPMDKYKLVTSLESMYQEVVAVTGDGTNDAPALRESDIGLAMGIAGTEVAKENADVIIMDDNFSTIVNVARWGRAVYLNIQKFVQFQLTVNIVALVVNFVSACIVGTAPLTAVQLLWVNMIMDTLGALALATEPPNDEMMKRPPVRRGHSFITRVMWRNILGQGLYQLLVLGTLMFAGKRILKIEDPYADRTINTLIFNSFVFCQVFNEINSREMEKINVFRGIFKNWIFISISTATVLFQVIIVEFLGTFANTVPLSWELWLVSVILGSVSMIVAVILKCIPVESRKTDDRPHGYELIPEEPETV; this is translated from the exons ATGGAGTCGGGCCGGAGCTGGAGCATCGACAGCTACCTCAACGAGCACTTCGACATCCCCGCCAAGAACCCGCCCGGCGAGGCCCGCCTCCGCTGGCGCCGCGCCGTCGGCCTCGTCGtccgcaaccgccgccgccgcttccgcacGTTCTCCGGCCTCCACGCCGTCGACGACTCCCGGCGCCGGAAGATCCTG GGAAAAGTTCAGGTTGTAATTAATGTGCACAAGGCAGCGCTTCAATTTATCGATG GTGTAAGACGATACCCCCTATCCAATGATCTTATCAAAGAGGGCTTTTGTATCAGTCCAGATGAACTGTCAGCAGTTACCGGCATGCGTGAGGATCCTACAGTCTTCAAGACGCATGGTGGGATTAATGGAATATCTAGGAAAATCAAAGCCTCATTAGAAGATGGTATCAGCGAAACTGAAATAGAAACCAGGCAGAAATTGTATGGCACTAACAAGCATGCTGAGAAGCCTCCTAGAAGCTTCTGGATGTTTGTCTGGGATGCATTGCATGACTTGACGCTGATTATTCTGATGGTTTGTGCTGTCGTTTCTCTAGTGGTTGGCCTTGCTACCAAGGGGTGGCCGAAGGGTATCTATGACGGCCTTGGCATAATATTCAGCATTTTGTTGGTGGTATTGGTTACAGCATCCAGTGACTACAAGCAGTCACGGAAGTGCATGGAGCTGGACCGTGAGAAACAGAAGATATATGTCCGTGTCACCAGAGATAGGAAAACCAAGAAGGTGTTGGTTCATGATTTGGTTGTCGGTgacatcttgcatctttcaataGGTGATGTTGTCCCTGCAGATGGCTTGTTTGTCTCTGGATACAGCTTAACGATAGATGAATCTAGCTTGTCAGGTGAGAGTGAACCAGTTCATGTTTCTGAAGAAAAGCCGTTTCTTCATGCTGGTAGTAAAGTGCTAGATGGAACAGCCAAGATGCTTGTTACTGCTGTTGGTATGCGTACTGAATGGGGCAAAATCATGGATGCTCTTAATGATGATGGAGTGGATGAAACTCCTTTGCAAGTTAAGCTTAATGGTGTGGCCACAATCATAGGACAGATCGGGTTGGTGTTCGCCATTCTCACATTTCTAGTACTTCTAGTTAGATTCCTGGTTGACAAGGTAATGCATGTTGGATTATTGAATTGGTCGGCAAATGATGCACTGACAATAGTTAACTACTTTGCTATTGCAGTGACAATCGTTGTTGTCGCAGTTCCTGAGGGTCTACCACTGGCTGTGACTCTTAGTCTAGCGTTTGCCATGAAAAAGCTGATGAGTGACAAAGCACTAGTGAGGCATCTTGCAGCATGTGAAACCATGGGTTCAGCAAGTTGTATTTGCACCGATAAGACAGGAACTCTGACGACCAACCACATGATTGTTGATAAAGTTTGGATCAGCGATGTATCTGTCAATGGTGCTACAAATATCAATAAGCTAAAGGCTGCAACTTCAGAAAGTGTTATGGAGATACTTATACAAGGAATGTTTGTGAACACTGGTTCTGAGGTTGTGAAGGGAGATGATGGTAAAAGAAATATCTTGGGCACACCAACTGAAGCAGCATTGTTGGAGTTTGGTTTGATCTTGCAAGGAGATCTATATGATGAGTACAACAAGTTGGCAAGAGTAAGAGTAGAACCTTTCAATTCAGTCAAGAAAAAGATGTCTGTTCTAATACAGTTACCTAACGGTGGCCTCCGGTCCTTCTGTAAAGGCACATCGGAAATTATTTTAGAGCAGTGTGATACTGTCCTCAACAGTGAAGGAAATATAACACCGCTATCAGAAATACAGAAGCAAAATGTTTTAAATATAATCAATTCATTTGCTTCTGAGGCATTGAGAACACTTTGCATCGCGTTTAAGGATCTAAATGAAATTTCTGACAATCAAACTATACCAGAGGACGGCTACACTCTAATAGCACTTTTTGGTATAAAGGATCCAGTCCGTCCTGGTGTCAGGGATGCAGTAATGACCTGCATGGCTGCTGGTATTAAAGTAAGAATGGTGACTGGAGACAACATCAACACTGCTAAAGCTATTGCCAAGGAATGTGGAATACTAACTGAGGATGGAGTAGCAATAGAAGGACGAGAGCTTCACGATAAGAGCACAGATGAGCTGAAGGAGCTCCTGCCTAAAATTGAG GTAATGGCCCGGTCCTTGCCAATGGACAAATATAAATTGGTAACAAGCTTAGAAAGTATGTATCAAGAGGTGGTAGCTGTTACTGGTGATGGAACAAATGATGCCCCTGCATTGCGTGAGTCAGACATTGGTCTGGCCATGGGCATTGCCGGCACTGAG GTTGCAAAAGAGAACGCTGATGTTATAATTATGGATGACAATTTCAGTACCATTGTAAATGTTGCTAGATGGGGTCGTGCAGTTTACTTGAACATTCAGAAGTTTGTGCAGTTCCAGCTTACAGTTAATATAGTGGCTCTGGTAGTGAATTTCGTCTCAGCGTGTATCGTAG GTACTGCACCACTTACTGCCGTCCAATTGCTATGGGTGAACATGATCATGGATACGTTAGGCGCCTTGGCCTTAGCCACAGAGCCACCTAATGATGAAATGATGAAGAGACCTCCTGTGAGACGGGGACATAGTTTCATCACTAGGGTCATGTGGAGAAATATTCTTGGGCAAGGTTTATATCAGCTCCTTGTGCTTGGTACTCTCATGTTTGCTGGAAAGAGGATTCTTAAAATTGAAGACCCGTATGCTGATAGAACCATCAATACCCTCATATTCAACTCTTTCGTGTTTTGCCAG GTTTTCAACGAAATAAATAGCAGGGAAATGGAAAAGATCAACGTGTTCAGAGGGATATTCAAAAACTGGATCTTTATCAGTATATCAACAGCTACCGTCTTATTCCAAGTGATCATAGTGGAGTTTCTTGGCACTTTTGCAAACACCGTGCCGCTGAGTTGGGAGCTCTGGCTGGTCAGTGTAATTCTCGGCTCAGTTAGCATGATCGTCGCTGTGATCCTCAAGTGCATTCCTGTGGAATCTAGGAAAACAGATGATAGGCCCCATGGCTATGAGTTGATTCCTGAAGAACCAGAAACTGTATAG
- the LOC120665056 gene encoding probable calcium-transporting ATPase 6, plasma membrane-type isoform X3 yields the protein MREDPTVFKTHGGINGISRKIKASLEDGISETEIETRQKLYGTNKHAEKPPRSFWMFVWDALHDLTLIILMVCAVVSLVVGLATKGWPKGIYDGLGIIFSILLVVLVTASSDYKQSRKCMELDREKQKIYVRVTRDRKTKKVLVHDLVVGDILHLSIGDVVPADGLFVSGYSLTIDESSLSGESEPVHVSEEKPFLHAGSKVLDGTAKMLVTAVGMRTEWGKIMDALNDDGVDETPLQVKLNGVATIIGQIGLVFAILTFLVLLVRFLVDKVMHVGLLNWSANDALTIVNYFAIAVTIVVVAVPEGLPLAVTLSLAFAMKKLMSDKALVRHLAACETMGSASCICTDKTGTLTTNHMIVDKVWISDVSVNGATNINKLKAATSESVMEILIQGMFVNTGSEVVKGDDGKRNILGTPTEAALLEFGLILQGDLYDEYNKLARVRVEPFNSVKKKMSVLIQLPNGGLRSFCKGTSEIILEQCDTVLNSEGNITPLSEIQKQNVLNIINSFASEALRTLCIAFKDLNEISDNQTIPEDGYTLIALFGIKDPVRPGVRDAVMTCMAAGIKVRMVTGDNINTAKAIAKECGILTEDGVAIEGRELHDKSTDELKELLPKIEVMARSLPMDKYKLVTSLESMYQEVVAVTGDGTNDAPALRESDIGLAMGIAGTEVAKENADVIIMDDNFSTIVNVARWGRAVYLNIQKFVQFQLTVNIVALVVNFVSACIVGTAPLTAVQLLWVNMIMDTLGALALATEPPNDEMMKRPPVRRGHSFITRVMWRNILGQGLYQLLVLGTLMFAGKRILKIEDPYADRTINTLIFNSFVFCQVFNEINSREMEKINVFRGIFKNWIFISISTATVLFQVIIVEFLGTFANTVPLSWELWLVSVILGSVSMIVAVILKCIPVESRKTDDRPHGYELIPEEPETV from the exons ATGCGTGAGGATCCTACAGTCTTCAAGACGCATGGTGGGATTAATGGAATATCTAGGAAAATCAAAGCCTCATTAGAAGATGGTATCAGCGAAACTGAAATAGAAACCAGGCAGAAATTGTATGGCACTAACAAGCATGCTGAGAAGCCTCCTAGAAGCTTCTGGATGTTTGTCTGGGATGCATTGCATGACTTGACGCTGATTATTCTGATGGTTTGTGCTGTCGTTTCTCTAGTGGTTGGCCTTGCTACCAAGGGGTGGCCGAAGGGTATCTATGACGGCCTTGGCATAATATTCAGCATTTTGTTGGTGGTATTGGTTACAGCATCCAGTGACTACAAGCAGTCACGGAAGTGCATGGAGCTGGACCGTGAGAAACAGAAGATATATGTCCGTGTCACCAGAGATAGGAAAACCAAGAAGGTGTTGGTTCATGATTTGGTTGTCGGTgacatcttgcatctttcaataGGTGATGTTGTCCCTGCAGATGGCTTGTTTGTCTCTGGATACAGCTTAACGATAGATGAATCTAGCTTGTCAGGTGAGAGTGAACCAGTTCATGTTTCTGAAGAAAAGCCGTTTCTTCATGCTGGTAGTAAAGTGCTAGATGGAACAGCCAAGATGCTTGTTACTGCTGTTGGTATGCGTACTGAATGGGGCAAAATCATGGATGCTCTTAATGATGATGGAGTGGATGAAACTCCTTTGCAAGTTAAGCTTAATGGTGTGGCCACAATCATAGGACAGATCGGGTTGGTGTTCGCCATTCTCACATTTCTAGTACTTCTAGTTAGATTCCTGGTTGACAAGGTAATGCATGTTGGATTATTGAATTGGTCGGCAAATGATGCACTGACAATAGTTAACTACTTTGCTATTGCAGTGACAATCGTTGTTGTCGCAGTTCCTGAGGGTCTACCACTGGCTGTGACTCTTAGTCTAGCGTTTGCCATGAAAAAGCTGATGAGTGACAAAGCACTAGTGAGGCATCTTGCAGCATGTGAAACCATGGGTTCAGCAAGTTGTATTTGCACCGATAAGACAGGAACTCTGACGACCAACCACATGATTGTTGATAAAGTTTGGATCAGCGATGTATCTGTCAATGGTGCTACAAATATCAATAAGCTAAAGGCTGCAACTTCAGAAAGTGTTATGGAGATACTTATACAAGGAATGTTTGTGAACACTGGTTCTGAGGTTGTGAAGGGAGATGATGGTAAAAGAAATATCTTGGGCACACCAACTGAAGCAGCATTGTTGGAGTTTGGTTTGATCTTGCAAGGAGATCTATATGATGAGTACAACAAGTTGGCAAGAGTAAGAGTAGAACCTTTCAATTCAGTCAAGAAAAAGATGTCTGTTCTAATACAGTTACCTAACGGTGGCCTCCGGTCCTTCTGTAAAGGCACATCGGAAATTATTTTAGAGCAGTGTGATACTGTCCTCAACAGTGAAGGAAATATAACACCGCTATCAGAAATACAGAAGCAAAATGTTTTAAATATAATCAATTCATTTGCTTCTGAGGCATTGAGAACACTTTGCATCGCGTTTAAGGATCTAAATGAAATTTCTGACAATCAAACTATACCAGAGGACGGCTACACTCTAATAGCACTTTTTGGTATAAAGGATCCAGTCCGTCCTGGTGTCAGGGATGCAGTAATGACCTGCATGGCTGCTGGTATTAAAGTAAGAATGGTGACTGGAGACAACATCAACACTGCTAAAGCTATTGCCAAGGAATGTGGAATACTAACTGAGGATGGAGTAGCAATAGAAGGACGAGAGCTTCACGATAAGAGCACAGATGAGCTGAAGGAGCTCCTGCCTAAAATTGAG GTAATGGCCCGGTCCTTGCCAATGGACAAATATAAATTGGTAACAAGCTTAGAAAGTATGTATCAAGAGGTGGTAGCTGTTACTGGTGATGGAACAAATGATGCCCCTGCATTGCGTGAGTCAGACATTGGTCTGGCCATGGGCATTGCCGGCACTGAG GTTGCAAAAGAGAACGCTGATGTTATAATTATGGATGACAATTTCAGTACCATTGTAAATGTTGCTAGATGGGGTCGTGCAGTTTACTTGAACATTCAGAAGTTTGTGCAGTTCCAGCTTACAGTTAATATAGTGGCTCTGGTAGTGAATTTCGTCTCAGCGTGTATCGTAG GTACTGCACCACTTACTGCCGTCCAATTGCTATGGGTGAACATGATCATGGATACGTTAGGCGCCTTGGCCTTAGCCACAGAGCCACCTAATGATGAAATGATGAAGAGACCTCCTGTGAGACGGGGACATAGTTTCATCACTAGGGTCATGTGGAGAAATATTCTTGGGCAAGGTTTATATCAGCTCCTTGTGCTTGGTACTCTCATGTTTGCTGGAAAGAGGATTCTTAAAATTGAAGACCCGTATGCTGATAGAACCATCAATACCCTCATATTCAACTCTTTCGTGTTTTGCCAG GTTTTCAACGAAATAAATAGCAGGGAAATGGAAAAGATCAACGTGTTCAGAGGGATATTCAAAAACTGGATCTTTATCAGTATATCAACAGCTACCGTCTTATTCCAAGTGATCATAGTGGAGTTTCTTGGCACTTTTGCAAACACCGTGCCGCTGAGTTGGGAGCTCTGGCTGGTCAGTGTAATTCTCGGCTCAGTTAGCATGATCGTCGCTGTGATCCTCAAGTGCATTCCTGTGGAATCTAGGAAAACAGATGATAGGCCCCATGGCTATGAGTTGATTCCTGAAGAACCAGAAACTGTATAG